The following are encoded together in the Paraburkholderia sp. BL10I2N1 genome:
- a CDS encoding tripartite tricarboxylate transporter TctB family protein — protein sequence MPNPLVSLPKDYLGGGLMILIGASAAVMGATYSVGTLRQMGPGFFPIALGALLMLAGTAIAVAAWLEHAPADVVNSKTLPPEWRGWACIVGALIAFVILGRYGGLLPACAAVVFIAAMGDRDNKPKDGVLLMAIMLVFAVVVIWGVLRMSFPLFTWGGA from the coding sequence ATGCCGAATCCATTGGTTTCGCTACCGAAGGACTATCTTGGTGGCGGCTTGATGATACTGATTGGTGCGAGCGCAGCTGTCATGGGCGCGACATACAGTGTCGGAACGCTGCGGCAAATGGGGCCGGGCTTTTTCCCGATCGCGTTGGGGGCCTTATTGATGCTTGCCGGCACGGCCATAGCCGTTGCGGCTTGGCTCGAGCATGCGCCTGCAGATGTGGTCAATTCGAAGACGTTGCCGCCAGAGTGGCGAGGCTGGGCGTGCATCGTTGGTGCGTTGATCGCATTCGTCATTCTGGGCCGTTATGGGGGCTTGTTGCCCGCCTGCGCCGCGGTCGTTTTTATCGCGGCGATGGGTGACCGCGACAATAAGCCGAAGGACGGCGTGCTGCTCATGGCGATCATGCTGGTATTTGCGGTTGTCGTGATATGGGGCGTGCTGCGAATGTCCTTTCCGCTGTTTACGTGGGGAGGTGCCTGA
- a CDS encoding SDR family oxidoreductase, whose amino-acid sequence MTNKTAVVTGGASGIGRRTVERLIAEDWTVWSLDVCGHALDQYAPLQTSGNRLRHLQCDVADVESVRSAFEAIRRQTAKLDALICSAGVIRVGALEEHTPEDVDLLLGVNVKGPWLTVREALPLLRERSSVVHPARVVMVGSCAGIRPKPGSGFYAATKAALHLLTRVLAVELGPSGVVVNAVAPGTVATPMLEGAAKTDVTSLYKPTGESPLGRIAEPDDIADVILFFLSDAARYVNGTVLPVDGGTRAAFYTGNATKRRVAASMVRH is encoded by the coding sequence ATGACCAACAAAACTGCTGTTGTCACAGGCGGCGCGTCCGGGATCGGGCGGCGCACTGTCGAACGCCTGATTGCCGAAGACTGGACCGTATGGTCCCTGGACGTTTGTGGACATGCACTGGACCAGTATGCGCCATTGCAGACTTCGGGAAACCGACTGCGTCACCTCCAATGCGACGTGGCCGACGTCGAGAGCGTCCGGTCCGCATTCGAGGCCATCCGCCGCCAGACGGCGAAACTCGACGCCCTGATCTGTTCCGCTGGCGTGATCCGCGTCGGAGCGCTCGAAGAGCACACGCCAGAAGATGTGGATCTGCTGCTCGGCGTGAACGTCAAGGGTCCATGGTTGACAGTGCGCGAAGCGCTTCCGCTTTTGCGCGAGCGGTCAAGTGTTGTCCATCCAGCGCGCGTGGTGATGGTCGGCTCCTGTGCCGGCATCCGGCCCAAGCCTGGTTCGGGCTTCTACGCGGCGACGAAGGCAGCACTCCATTTGCTCACCCGCGTGCTTGCCGTCGAGTTGGGACCCTCCGGCGTTGTCGTCAACGCCGTCGCGCCCGGAACCGTGGCAACGCCGATGCTGGAGGGCGCAGCCAAAACCGATGTCACTTCGTTGTACAAGCCGACCGGTGAATCGCCGCTAGGCCGCATCGCCGAACCGGACGACATCGCCGATGTCATCCTGTTCTTCCTTAGCGATGCGGCTCGGTACGTTAACGGGACAGTGCTCCCTGTCGACGGCGGGACGCGCGCCGCCTTCTATACCGGCAATGCCACCAAGCGGCGGGTGGCAGCTAGTATGGTGCGTCATTAA
- a CDS encoding IS630 family transposase: protein MRIAAKVELSEAQREQLETWAKGRRVPVRLAERAKMILLAAQGKTDKEIGADLAIWRGTVARWRARFIADGVTGIEGDETRPGRKPKISARKVKSIVTLTTQQRPDNATHWSTRSMAAVAGVSAASVRRIWQAHGLKPHRVESFKVSNDKHFVEKLEDIVGLYLDPPEHALVLCCDEKSQIQALDRTQPGLPLKRGRCQTMTHDYKRHGVTTLFAAMNTLDGSVIGQCQTKHRHQEWLSFLRKIDRNTPTGKELHLIADNYATHKHPEVKAWLAKHPRFHMHFTPTSASWLNMVERFFRDLSENQLRRAVFRSVPELISTIDQYVEKHNRHPKPFIWTAKASDILAKVTRARSKLNKMQSV, encoded by the coding sequence ATGAGAATCGCGGCTAAAGTTGAGCTGAGCGAAGCACAGCGCGAACAGTTAGAGACATGGGCTAAAGGTCGGAGGGTCCCGGTTCGACTGGCCGAGCGTGCCAAGATGATTTTGCTCGCGGCGCAGGGCAAGACGGACAAAGAGATCGGTGCGGACCTTGCTATCTGGCGAGGCACGGTGGCACGCTGGCGCGCTCGCTTTATAGCTGACGGTGTGACCGGCATCGAGGGGGATGAGACGCGACCCGGGCGCAAGCCGAAGATCTCTGCCCGCAAGGTCAAGAGCATCGTGACGCTGACGACGCAGCAGCGTCCGGATAACGCGACGCATTGGAGCACGCGCAGCATGGCAGCGGTGGCCGGCGTCAGTGCCGCGAGCGTGCGGCGCATCTGGCAGGCGCACGGCCTCAAGCCGCATCGGGTAGAGAGCTTCAAGGTATCGAACGACAAGCACTTCGTCGAGAAACTCGAGGACATCGTTGGGCTGTATCTCGATCCCCCGGAGCACGCATTGGTCTTGTGCTGCGATGAGAAGAGCCAGATCCAGGCGCTTGACCGGACCCAGCCGGGATTGCCGCTCAAGCGTGGTCGCTGTCAAACGATGACACACGATTACAAGCGCCATGGTGTGACGACGCTGTTTGCCGCGATGAACACGCTCGACGGGAGTGTCATTGGCCAGTGCCAGACAAAACATCGTCACCAGGAGTGGCTGAGCTTCTTGCGCAAGATCGATCGCAACACGCCCACGGGCAAGGAACTGCATTTGATCGCTGACAACTATGCAACTCATAAGCATCCTGAGGTAAAGGCGTGGCTTGCCAAGCATCCGCGATTCCACATGCATTTCACGCCCACCAGTGCCTCCTGGCTCAACATGGTCGAACGCTTCTTTCGTGACTTGTCAGAGAACCAGTTGCGACGTGCGGTCTTCCGCTCGGTACCTGAATTGATCTCCACCATCGACCAGTACGTGGAGAAGCACAATCGTCATCCGAAACCGTTCATCTGGACAGCAAAGGCTTCCGACATCCTGGCCAAAGTCACGCGTGCCAGGTCCAAGCTGAATAAGATGCAATCCGTTTGA
- a CDS encoding zinc-binding dehydrogenase has product MPRPEPDQILVRVGAASLNRADLSGVAAKDGKVIGMEWAGEIAGVGSAVTEWRPGDRVMCTGTGAYAEYAVTDRGRAMRIPDGIAFEEATVLMLACQTMHNAIVTAGRMQRGEILMIHGASSGVGLMGMQIGKLLGAGAVIGTSTNSVRRSRLQEFGADYALDASAPDWVEKILDATAGKGVDVIVDQVSGPAFNQTMKTCAKLGRIVNVGRLGGSEGVVDFNWHALRRISYMGVTFRTRSVDEIRDLTALMARDLSAAIADRRLRLPIDRVFPLEQAAAALDRMSSNAHFGKIVLSVPA; this is encoded by the coding sequence GTGCCGCGCCCTGAGCCCGACCAGATCCTCGTGCGTGTCGGCGCGGCAAGTCTGAACCGCGCCGATCTTTCAGGCGTAGCAGCGAAAGATGGCAAGGTGATTGGCATGGAGTGGGCCGGCGAAATCGCCGGGGTAGGATCTGCCGTGACCGAATGGAGACCTGGCGACCGCGTGATGTGCACAGGGACCGGCGCATACGCGGAATACGCCGTCACGGATCGGGGCCGCGCCATGCGTATCCCGGACGGCATCGCTTTCGAGGAGGCAACGGTCCTCATGCTCGCGTGCCAGACCATGCACAACGCAATCGTTACTGCAGGCCGCATGCAACGCGGCGAGATACTCATGATCCACGGTGCCAGCTCCGGTGTCGGCCTCATGGGCATGCAGATCGGGAAACTTCTCGGAGCAGGCGCTGTGATCGGCACTTCGACGAACAGCGTAAGGCGTAGCCGGCTCCAGGAATTCGGCGCGGATTATGCGCTGGATGCGTCCGCGCCCGACTGGGTAGAGAAAATCCTTGACGCAACTGCCGGAAAGGGCGTGGATGTCATCGTGGACCAGGTGAGCGGACCAGCCTTCAACCAGACCATGAAGACCTGCGCCAAGCTTGGTCGCATCGTCAATGTCGGCCGGCTCGGAGGCAGTGAGGGTGTTGTTGATTTCAATTGGCATGCGCTGCGTCGCATCTCATACATGGGAGTCACTTTCCGTACGCGGTCAGTAGATGAGATTCGCGACCTCACGGCACTGATGGCACGTGACTTGTCGGCCGCCATTGCCGATCGCAGATTGCGGCTGCCGATCGATCGCGTGTTCCCCCTCGAGCAGGCCGCCGCGGCCCTTGACCGTATGAGCTCGAACGCCCATTTCGGCAAGATCGTCCTGTCCGTCCCCGCCTGA
- a CDS encoding Ldh family oxidoreductase — protein sequence MKINTTEAHGVAVAFLVRRGMSEEHARMVADHLIYAMLAGHAYAGLPRLIPMAERLRKTGTGGTIRTVKETDKSALIDGANVNGYVTSVMAMKKAMALAKASGVGIVGVNNSWFSGLLRYYVEPPANEGFISIHAANSTARVAPHGGADSLLGTNPIAFAFPGDPSPLVIDFATSQLMWGDVIYHGQLGKPLPPDCAVDPQGRRTTDPAAALAGAILGWGGARGFSVSLIVQALGILAGSDPIVGEAGKWGYLFMTINPELLMPLDEFKQRIGVLRSSIEGSRPIEGGGPVRVPGSATDARLAEGRARGWIEIEDEIYRRLTEE from the coding sequence GTGAAGATCAATACCACCGAAGCCCACGGGGTGGCGGTCGCCTTCCTCGTGCGGCGCGGCATGTCCGAGGAACACGCACGAATGGTCGCGGACCACCTCATCTACGCAATGCTTGCCGGACATGCGTATGCCGGCCTGCCGAGGCTGATTCCCATGGCCGAACGGCTGCGCAAGACCGGAACCGGCGGCACAATCCGGACCGTGAAGGAGACAGATAAATCCGCGCTGATCGACGGGGCGAATGTCAACGGCTATGTCACATCTGTCATGGCGATGAAGAAGGCCATGGCACTTGCCAAGGCGAGCGGCGTCGGCATTGTGGGCGTGAACAACAGCTGGTTCTCCGGCCTGCTTCGCTATTACGTCGAGCCTCCCGCAAACGAGGGCTTCATCTCGATCCATGCCGCGAACTCGACGGCTCGAGTCGCGCCACATGGCGGCGCCGACAGTTTGCTGGGAACGAACCCGATCGCGTTTGCATTTCCCGGTGACCCCTCGCCACTTGTGATCGACTTCGCCACCTCCCAGCTCATGTGGGGCGACGTCATTTATCACGGGCAACTCGGCAAGCCGCTTCCGCCTGACTGCGCTGTTGATCCGCAAGGGCGGCGGACCACGGACCCTGCTGCGGCGCTCGCAGGTGCTATTCTCGGTTGGGGCGGTGCGCGCGGTTTTAGCGTCTCACTGATTGTGCAGGCACTCGGCATTCTTGCAGGTAGCGATCCCATCGTAGGTGAGGCGGGTAAGTGGGGGTATCTTTTCATGACGATCAACCCGGAACTCTTGATGCCGCTCGACGAATTCAAGCAGCGCATCGGCGTCTTGCGTTCGTCCATCGAAGGCTCCCGTCCCATCGAGGGCGGCGGTCCCGTGAGGGTGCCTGGAAGCGCAACCGATGCGCGCCTGGCCGAAGGGCGCGCGCGTGGATGGATCGAGATCGAAGACGAGATCTACCGCCGCCTTACGGAGGAGTAA
- a CDS encoding tripartite tricarboxylate transporter substrate binding protein, which produces MTLIVPYEPGNTADLWARMIAPKLSALWKQPVIVQNMPGASTMIGVAYVMRSKPDGHTLLLGSLSTSMAKLTNANVHFDPQVELAPVLKYLKFKMVLATNAVTYAKAKNLHELATLSESAPGGIFYGGTGPGTAFNMSAGFVFRGLGVKYSEVNYNGTMPIMLALIRNEVQVLENTPAALKGHIADGSIYPIAAFGEERFPELPSVQTVREAGYRGFYPVLWNGVFAPKGTPSSVLDRIAADIYAASTAPDIKNRIESTFSGFIPKSNPQLFAQEIETETKQWRDFLASIHFKPQ; this is translated from the coding sequence GTGACGTTGATCGTTCCCTATGAGCCTGGTAATACGGCAGATCTTTGGGCACGGATGATCGCGCCGAAGCTTTCGGCCCTGTGGAAGCAGCCGGTGATCGTGCAGAACATGCCAGGGGCGAGCACCATGATCGGCGTTGCCTATGTCATGCGTTCGAAGCCTGACGGTCACACGTTACTGCTCGGAAGCCTTAGCACCAGCATGGCCAAGCTGACCAATGCGAACGTGCACTTCGATCCCCAGGTCGAACTCGCGCCCGTGCTCAAGTACCTCAAGTTCAAGATGGTGCTTGCCACGAATGCCGTTACATATGCCAAGGCGAAAAACCTCCACGAACTTGCCACGCTCAGCGAATCTGCACCAGGCGGAATTTTCTACGGTGGCACAGGGCCAGGGACCGCTTTCAATATGAGCGCCGGGTTTGTTTTCAGGGGGCTCGGCGTGAAGTATTCCGAGGTGAATTACAACGGCACGATGCCCATCATGCTCGCACTGATTCGCAACGAGGTGCAGGTACTCGAGAACACGCCTGCTGCGCTGAAGGGACATATCGCCGACGGCAGCATCTACCCCATCGCGGCGTTCGGCGAGGAACGCTTCCCCGAGTTGCCGAGTGTCCAGACGGTGCGTGAAGCCGGGTACAGGGGGTTTTACCCGGTCCTCTGGAATGGTGTGTTCGCGCCAAAGGGCACGCCGTCAAGCGTGCTCGACCGCATCGCCGCGGACATCTACGCGGCGTCAACGGCACCGGATATAAAAAATCGCATCGAATCGACTTTCTCCGGCTTCATACCCAAGTCCAACCCACAGCTTTTTGCGCAGGAGATCGAAACAGAAACAAAGCAATGGCGCGATTTTCTTGCGAGTATCCATTTCAAGCCTCAGTAA
- a CDS encoding carboxymuconolactone decarboxylase family protein: MPRLEMPAEEAMTPEQAAVCAEVISGPRGKVPAPMIAWLRNPELARRVQKLGELLRYQTTLEPRLSELAILVCARHWTAHVQWNAHKAIALKSGLDPQVVEAIAARRAPAISEDRMRAVYEVSSTLLSTSRVPEQLYARGIEQLGERGMAELVAILGYYCLASFTLNTFELGLPSNVAPELEDPDYLETKTGS, from the coding sequence ATGCCACGACTGGAAATGCCAGCGGAAGAGGCCATGACCCCTGAACAGGCAGCTGTTTGTGCAGAAGTGATAAGTGGGCCGCGCGGCAAAGTGCCCGCTCCGATGATTGCCTGGTTGCGAAACCCGGAGCTCGCAAGACGCGTGCAGAAGCTGGGTGAGCTGCTTCGCTATCAAACAACGCTCGAGCCGCGGCTCAGTGAGCTCGCCATTCTCGTGTGCGCCCGGCATTGGACTGCGCACGTGCAATGGAACGCGCATAAGGCAATAGCGCTGAAATCGGGACTCGACCCGCAGGTTGTCGAGGCCATCGCGGCGCGTCGCGCGCCAGCCATCAGCGAAGACCGCATGCGAGCGGTCTACGAGGTCTCTTCGACGCTCCTCTCGACGAGCCGGGTGCCTGAGCAGCTTTACGCACGCGGCATCGAGCAGCTCGGCGAGCGCGGGATGGCGGAGCTTGTCGCAATTCTGGGCTACTACTGCCTGGCATCGTTCACGCTCAACACATTCGAACTCGGCCTGCCGAGCAACGTGGCGCCGGAATTGGAGGATCCGGACTATCTGGAGACGAAGACGGGCAGTTGA
- a CDS encoding CoA transferase: MPKVLEGIRVLDFGRYIAGPFCAALLADFGADVIRIDRVGGSEDRFVMPVTETGEGALFLQCNRNKRSLTLDIDRPEGREVVRRLVATADVVIANMPPATMTNLGLDYESLSALKPDIILTASSAFGTHADAVHRLGFDGVGQAMSGAVYMSGTPDNPVKSMVPVVDFATALSCALGTVMALYERRNSGRGQVVEASLLHTALTFASGVLIEESVLGVNRQATGNRSPIYGPSDIFRVTDGWIIVQVIGQSLFKRWSKMIGAQELLEDPRFSDDLLRGQNGELLSQMMVQWCASRSREQALAELEKAKIPSGPVYSPREALEDPVIRASRAFDWIDYPGLSRSAPVVLSPARLSRTSPTVESRPPMIGEHTEEILLEAGYTMPEIAALRELGVA, from the coding sequence ATGCCGAAGGTTCTCGAAGGAATCCGTGTCCTTGATTTTGGTCGGTACATCGCGGGTCCATTCTGCGCTGCATTGCTCGCCGACTTCGGCGCCGATGTGATTCGCATTGATCGGGTAGGCGGGAGCGAAGACCGGTTCGTCATGCCGGTGACGGAGACAGGCGAGGGCGCGCTATTCTTGCAATGCAACCGAAATAAGCGATCCCTGACGCTTGATATCGATCGCCCCGAGGGGCGTGAGGTGGTTCGACGGCTCGTCGCCACTGCGGACGTCGTTATCGCGAATATGCCGCCGGCGACCATGACGAATCTGGGCCTCGACTATGAGTCACTGAGCGCACTCAAGCCCGACATCATACTGACGGCGTCCTCTGCATTCGGGACTCATGCCGACGCTGTTCACCGGCTCGGCTTTGATGGTGTCGGCCAAGCAATGAGCGGGGCAGTCTACATGTCAGGCACGCCGGACAATCCGGTAAAGTCGATGGTGCCTGTCGTTGATTTTGCTACTGCATTGTCATGTGCGCTGGGCACGGTCATGGCCTTATATGAGCGTCGCAATAGCGGGCGTGGGCAGGTCGTCGAGGCCTCTCTACTGCATACCGCTCTGACGTTTGCAAGCGGTGTGCTGATCGAGGAATCGGTCCTTGGTGTCAACCGGCAAGCGACCGGTAATCGGAGCCCAATATACGGTCCATCGGATATCTTTCGAGTCACGGATGGATGGATCATCGTTCAGGTTATTGGGCAGTCTTTGTTCAAGCGATGGTCGAAGATGATCGGCGCCCAGGAACTGCTCGAGGATCCGCGCTTCAGCGATGACCTGCTGCGCGGGCAGAACGGGGAACTGCTGAGCCAGATGATGGTGCAATGGTGTGCGTCCCGCTCGCGCGAGCAAGCGTTGGCTGAACTCGAAAAGGCCAAGATTCCGTCGGGCCCCGTCTATTCCCCGCGTGAAGCACTGGAAGACCCGGTGATTCGTGCGTCGCGTGCGTTCGACTGGATCGACTATCCCGGTCTTTCCCGTTCGGCTCCGGTCGTACTCTCACCGGCAAGATTGTCGCGTACGTCCCCCACGGTCGAATCGCGGCCTCCTATGATTGGCGAGCACACCGAAGAAATCTTGCTCGAAGCCGGCTACACGATGCCGGAAATTGCCGCGCTTCGCGAACTTGGTGTTGCCTGA
- a CDS encoding enoyl-CoA hydratase/isomerase family protein: MSDQQTSLGAYTSYSSLAFDRPARGVLRITLNRPDKLNALDARGHDELARVWRDADADPDVSAILLCGAGRAFSAGGDFDVVEEMIESFDARVRVWREAKELVYNMINCSKPIVSAIHGSAVGAGLVAALLADISVAARSARLVDGHTRLGVAAGDHAAIVWPLLCGLAKAKYHLMLCEPVSGEKAEQMGLVSIAVEDDELQDEALSIATRLANGAPTAIRWTKYAFNNWLRQAGPIFDASLALEMFGFGGPEVREGVLSFREKRPPEFPTATPVSPTANS; the protein is encoded by the coding sequence ATGTCGGATCAACAGACAAGCCTGGGGGCCTATACATCGTACTCGAGCCTGGCGTTCGATCGCCCGGCACGTGGTGTGCTGCGTATCACCTTGAATCGCCCAGATAAATTGAATGCGCTGGATGCGCGCGGACACGATGAACTTGCTCGCGTATGGCGCGACGCTGACGCAGACCCCGACGTCAGCGCCATCCTGCTTTGTGGGGCTGGGCGAGCATTCTCTGCTGGCGGCGATTTCGACGTGGTCGAGGAGATGATCGAGTCGTTCGACGCCCGCGTGCGAGTGTGGCGTGAGGCGAAAGAGCTCGTCTACAACATGATCAACTGCTCGAAACCAATCGTGTCCGCCATCCACGGTTCGGCAGTGGGCGCCGGCCTGGTTGCCGCGTTGCTTGCCGATATTTCCGTCGCCGCTCGTTCGGCGCGTCTTGTTGACGGACACACGAGGCTGGGCGTGGCCGCCGGTGATCATGCTGCCATCGTCTGGCCGTTGCTCTGCGGTCTCGCGAAAGCGAAGTATCACTTAATGCTTTGTGAGCCGGTGAGCGGGGAAAAGGCAGAGCAGATGGGGCTCGTCTCGATTGCCGTCGAGGACGACGAACTGCAGGACGAGGCGCTATCGATCGCCACGCGCCTCGCAAACGGCGCGCCCACGGCGATTCGCTGGACGAAATATGCCTTTAACAACTGGCTTCGCCAGGCGGGGCCGATCTTCGACGCATCGCTTGCACTCGAGATGTTCGGTTTTGGCGGTCCGGAGGTGCGGGAGGGCGTCCTGTCCTTTCGCGAGAAGCGGCCACCCGAGTTCCCCACGGCGACGCCTGTATCGCCGACCGCCAATTCATAG
- a CDS encoding acetyl-CoA hydrolase/transferase C-terminal domain-containing protein: protein MEPAKTAVNLHRSLPDLSATIRPGDALLWGQAHAEPVTLIRALVEQRRALGRLRLFLGIGAADILQPAHADSFDFLAYCGTGANRKLAQAGVLDILPVHYSQLPRLIRSGELRADVVFVQVSPPDGLGRYSLGLAREYLVEAVRHARSIIGEIHLDVPWTYGGPYLREQDFAQLVESTSPLPSSARPLPGRVEAEIGRHVASLVEDGATLQTGIGTIPDAVLANLKNHRELGVHSGSIGEGFAQLCEAGVVTNACKSIDAGLTIGGVLIGGAALHRFAHRNPSLELRGTEYTHDQAVLASIERFVAINSAIEVDLTGQINAEVAGTTYVGGVGGIGDFLRAAQRSRGGVPIVALPSTAGTRSRVVASLSGPVTVARSDACVIVTEHGTADLRGLSIAQRIPRMIAIADPLHRDALERESRMLMNCA from the coding sequence ATGGAACCCGCCAAAACCGCCGTGAACCTGCACCGCTCCCTCCCAGACCTGAGCGCAACGATCCGTCCCGGCGACGCCCTGCTGTGGGGGCAAGCGCACGCCGAACCGGTAACACTCATTCGCGCGCTCGTCGAGCAGCGACGAGCGTTGGGGCGGCTGCGTTTGTTTCTCGGCATCGGGGCAGCAGACATTCTGCAGCCAGCGCATGCCGACAGCTTCGACTTCCTTGCGTATTGCGGGACGGGTGCAAACCGCAAGCTTGCACAGGCTGGCGTGCTCGATATCCTTCCCGTCCACTACTCGCAACTGCCGCGGCTGATTCGCAGTGGCGAATTGCGCGCAGATGTCGTATTTGTTCAGGTTTCCCCACCGGATGGCTTGGGGCGTTACAGCTTGGGACTCGCTCGGGAGTATCTCGTCGAGGCTGTCCGGCATGCGAGGAGCATCATCGGCGAGATACATCTGGATGTCCCGTGGACGTACGGTGGACCCTATCTGCGCGAGCAAGACTTCGCCCAACTCGTAGAGTCGACTTCGCCACTGCCTTCGTCTGCGCGACCGCTGCCGGGCCGCGTCGAAGCGGAGATTGGAAGGCATGTCGCCAGCCTCGTTGAAGACGGCGCCACGCTGCAGACCGGTATTGGGACGATTCCGGACGCCGTGCTCGCAAATCTGAAAAATCATCGTGAACTCGGCGTGCATTCAGGCAGCATCGGCGAAGGGTTTGCTCAGCTATGCGAAGCCGGCGTCGTGACCAATGCTTGCAAAAGCATCGACGCGGGTCTAACCATCGGCGGCGTGCTGATCGGCGGAGCCGCCTTGCACCGCTTCGCCCACCGTAATCCCTCTCTCGAACTGCGGGGAACGGAATATACGCACGATCAGGCAGTGTTGGCCAGCATAGAACGCTTCGTCGCCATCAACTCGGCCATCGAGGTAGATCTCACCGGTCAAATCAATGCGGAAGTCGCGGGGACGACCTACGTGGGTGGGGTCGGCGGCATTGGGGATTTCCTGCGCGCCGCGCAACGCAGCCGCGGCGGCGTGCCTATCGTCGCACTGCCTTCGACCGCCGGGACGCGAAGCCGTGTCGTTGCGTCGCTGTCAGGCCCGGTAACCGTGGCTCGCAGCGACGCCTGCGTGATCGTGACCGAGCATGGAACTGCCGACCTGCGCGGTTTGTCGATCGCCCAGCGCATTCCACGCATGATCGCCATCGCCGATCCTCTACACCGTGACGCGTTAGAGCGTGAGTCTCGCATGCTCATGAACTGCGCGTGA
- a CDS encoding nitroreductase, whose amino-acid sequence MMGRDLQGRGKVPDVRAVVEDPQSVYTAIETRFCCRAFLPEPVERETIERILRTCSWSPSGSNTQPWKAYVVRGASRDALVSKVCAAHDALRDDPSLASVYQEDYPYYPSEWTSPYIERRRATGWGLYGALGIGKGDRDRMHAQHQRNYKFFDAPVGLFFTNEKVMAQGALMDTAMFVQSVMIAARGEGLHTCVQAAWNPFSSIVLPHLGAVDERLVCALSLGYADVGAAVNEYRPQREDPSVFSRWLD is encoded by the coding sequence ATGATGGGCCGCGATCTGCAAGGCCGAGGCAAGGTCCCCGATGTGAGGGCCGTCGTGGAGGACCCACAAAGCGTCTATACGGCGATCGAAACGCGCTTTTGCTGCCGTGCGTTCTTGCCGGAGCCAGTGGAGCGGGAGACTATTGAGCGCATCTTGCGCACTTGCAGTTGGTCGCCATCGGGTTCCAATACTCAGCCGTGGAAAGCCTACGTCGTGCGAGGTGCGAGCCGCGATGCACTCGTAAGCAAAGTGTGCGCCGCCCACGACGCGCTACGCGACGATCCGTCGCTCGCTTCGGTTTACCAGGAAGACTACCCCTACTATCCGTCTGAATGGACGTCACCGTACATCGAGCGGCGGCGCGCGACAGGTTGGGGGCTCTACGGCGCGCTGGGTATCGGGAAGGGCGACCGGGACAGAATGCACGCTCAACACCAGCGGAACTACAAGTTCTTCGACGCACCCGTCGGCCTCTTCTTCACCAATGAAAAGGTGATGGCCCAAGGCGCACTTATGGATACCGCGATGTTCGTGCAGAGCGTGATGATCGCCGCGCGTGGGGAGGGGCTGCACACTTGCGTGCAGGCGGCATGGAATCCATTCTCGTCAATTGTCCTGCCGCACCTCGGTGCGGTCGACGAGCGGCTGGTCTGCGCGCTTTCGCTCGGCTATGCAGACGTCGGTGCGGCCGTGAACGAGTACCGTCCTCAGCGGGAGGATCCGAGCGTCTTTTCGCGCTGGCTGGATTAG
- a CDS encoding MmgE/PrpD family protein, whose translation MTVDSASLALFFRGEYDRARLLDRLGQDYKTEGITIKAWPSARETHATLQALVEVRDQHGVDPQAIEKVVLRVGATNLRFCEPAAQRRQPTLRIDALCSLPFCSAVALHHGSVRLGAFSEEGMRDPRVLELAERITWEADDERSHDGTIEGGDVAVYLRSGECYRHTVRHAIGHPDFPISEELLVRKFIDCAALSAHPPAEAEVRRFWELVQNLENIEVSEFSAAVRSLSTASQPV comes from the coding sequence TTGACGGTCGATTCGGCTTCTTTGGCGCTTTTTTTCCGCGGCGAATACGACCGCGCACGCTTGCTCGACAGGCTAGGTCAAGACTACAAGACTGAAGGGATCACAATCAAGGCTTGGCCCTCAGCTCGCGAGACGCATGCAACATTGCAGGCACTCGTCGAAGTTCGCGACCAGCACGGCGTCGATCCACAAGCGATCGAAAAGGTCGTCTTGCGTGTTGGAGCGACCAACCTGCGATTCTGCGAACCTGCCGCGCAGCGGCGCCAGCCCACGCTCAGGATCGATGCGCTTTGCAGCCTCCCGTTCTGTTCTGCTGTGGCGCTCCATCATGGAAGCGTGCGGCTCGGGGCGTTCTCGGAGGAGGGTATGCGCGATCCGCGCGTACTGGAACTTGCCGAGCGAATTACGTGGGAGGCAGATGACGAGCGCTCCCATGACGGCACGATCGAAGGCGGCGATGTGGCTGTGTACCTGCGCAGCGGCGAATGCTACCGGCATACTGTCCGCCATGCCATTGGCCACCCCGATTTCCCAATCTCAGAAGAACTGCTCGTGCGCAAGTTCATCGACTGTGCCGCGCTATCGGCGCACCCGCCGGCAGAAGCGGAGGTACGCCGGTTCTGGGAACTGGTGCAGAACCTCGAAAACATCGAGGTTAGCGAATTTTCTGCAGCGGTTCGTTCGCTGAGCACCGCCTCCCAGCCGGTTTGA